From the genome of Pantoea alfalfae, one region includes:
- a CDS encoding aldo/keto reductase, which translates to MKKRSLTQGLEVSAIGYGAMGLSEFYGQTDDRHSLQLLSRLRDLDITFIDTADLYGRGHNEQLIGQFLAGLSKAERLKFTVATKCGIERPAEEAYARTINNQPDYLTRSCHASLKRLGVERIDLFYLHRISPATPIEESMQCLSRLVQEGKIARIGLCEASASTLNRAQAIHPLAALQTEYSFWTRDIEEEILPMVKKLGIGLVPYSPLGRGFLTGKYRKNSDFAEGDFRKNNDRFRQENIDHNLQLLNAVTPLAEKYHATTGQIALAWLLAQYEKIVPIPGTKQIAYLTENAHAADIRLEEDDVRLLNTIHQQIEVKGGRYSEEGMKGVNA; encoded by the coding sequence ATGGGGCTCAGCGAATTTTATGGTCAGACCGATGACCGCCATTCCCTCCAGCTGCTCAGCCGGCTGCGTGATCTGGATATCACCTTTATCGATACTGCAGACCTTTACGGGCGCGGCCACAACGAGCAGTTGATAGGCCAGTTTCTTGCCGGATTGAGCAAAGCCGAACGGCTGAAATTCACCGTCGCCACCAAGTGTGGCATTGAGCGTCCGGCGGAGGAGGCTTATGCCCGCACTATCAATAATCAGCCCGACTACCTAACCCGCAGCTGCCATGCCTCTCTGAAACGGCTGGGCGTTGAGCGTATCGATCTCTTTTATCTGCATCGCATCAGTCCGGCGACACCGATTGAGGAGAGCATGCAGTGTCTCAGCCGTCTGGTGCAGGAGGGAAAGATTGCCCGGATTGGGCTGTGTGAAGCATCGGCTTCAACACTGAATCGGGCGCAGGCGATCCATCCGCTGGCCGCGCTGCAGACGGAGTATTCATTCTGGACGCGTGACATCGAAGAAGAGATTCTCCCTATGGTGAAAAAACTCGGTATCGGACTGGTGCCCTATTCGCCGCTGGGCAGAGGATTCCTGACGGGTAAATACCGTAAAAACAGCGATTTTGCCGAGGGTGATTTCCGCAAAAATAATGACCGTTTCCGGCAGGAAAATATCGATCACAATCTCCAGCTTCTTAACGCGGTGACGCCACTTGCTGAGAAATATCACGCCACCACCGGACAGATTGCGCTGGCGTGGTTGCTGGCACAGTATGAAAAAATTGTGCCGATACCGGGCACCAAACAGATTGCTTATCTCACTGAGAATGCGCACGCCGCGGATATCAGGCTGGAAGAGGACGACGTGCGGTTACTGAATACGATACATCAGCAGATTGAGGTCAAAGGCGGTCGCTATTCTGAGGAGGGAATGAAGGGAGTTAACGCCTGA
- the cheY gene encoding chemotaxis response regulator CheY, with protein MADKNMRFLVVDDFNTMRRIVRNLLKELGFNNVEEAEDGVDALGKLKAGGFDFVISDWNMPNMDGLQLLQTIRADAAMSSLPVLMVTAEAKKENIIAAAQAGASGYVVKPFTAATLEEKLGKIFEKLGM; from the coding sequence ATGGCTGATAAAAACATGCGCTTTTTGGTAGTAGACGATTTCAATACGATGCGTCGTATTGTGCGTAACCTGCTGAAAGAGCTGGGCTTCAATAACGTAGAAGAAGCGGAAGATGGTGTGGATGCCCTTGGCAAACTGAAAGCGGGTGGCTTCGACTTCGTGATTTCCGACTGGAACATGCCAAACATGGATGGCCTGCAGCTGCTGCAGACTATTCGTGCCGACGCGGCGATGAGTTCGCTGCCGGTGCTGATGGTGACCGCGGAAGCGAAGAAAGAGAACATTATCGCCGCCGCCCAGGCGGGAGCCAGTGGATATGTGGTGAAGCCATTCACTGCGGCAACCCTGGAAGAGAAGCTGGGCAAAATTTTCGAAAAACTGGGCATGTAA
- the flhA gene encoding flagellar biosynthesis protein FlhA: MANNLAAKLRLPGNFKDMQWQVLAGPVLILMILSMMVLPLPPFILDLLFTFNIALSIMILLVSMFTQRTLEFAAFPTVLLFSTLLRLALNVASTRIILMEGHTGAAAAGQVVEAFGHFLVGGNFAIGIVVFIILVIINFMVITKGAGRIAEVGARFVLDGMPGKQMAIDADLNAGLIGEDEAKRRRAEVTQEADFYGSMDGASKFVRGDAVAGIMIMVINVIGGLLVGVVQHGMDVGHAAETYTLLTIGDGLVAQIPALVISTAAGVIVTRVATDQDVGEQMVTQLFKDPRVLMLSAGVIGLLGLVPGMPNFVFLLFTAALLGLAWWLRGRETQPKKKVDVAGSISNKAAADTPAATEASWTDVQLEDTLGMEVGYRLIPMVDHQQNGELLGRIRSIRKKVAQDVGFLPPVVHIRDNMELPPARYRILMKGVEIGSGDAYPGRWMAINPGTAAGSLPGEATVDPAFGLAAVWIDSALKEQAQIQGFTVVEASTVVATHLNHLIGQFASELFGRQEAQQLLDRVTQEMPKLTEDLVPGVISLTTLHKVLQNLLVERVSIRDMRTIIETLAEHAPVQSDPQELTSVVRVALGRAITQQWFPGNDEVQVIGLDSTLERLLLQALQGGGGLEPGLADRLLSQAQAALQRQEMLGAPPVLLVNHPLRALLARFLRRNLPQLVVLSNLELSDNRQIRMTATIGGK; the protein is encoded by the coding sequence ATGGCTAATAACCTGGCCGCAAAACTACGTTTACCGGGCAACTTTAAAGATATGCAGTGGCAGGTGCTGGCCGGGCCGGTGCTGATCCTGATGATCCTGTCGATGATGGTTCTGCCATTACCGCCGTTCATTCTTGATCTGCTGTTCACCTTTAACATTGCGCTGTCGATCATGATCCTGCTGGTGTCGATGTTCACCCAGCGGACTTTGGAGTTTGCGGCGTTCCCGACTGTTCTGCTGTTCTCTACGTTACTGCGTCTGGCACTGAACGTGGCCTCAACCCGTATCATCCTGATGGAGGGGCACACCGGTGCCGCTGCGGCAGGACAGGTCGTTGAAGCCTTCGGTCACTTCCTGGTGGGCGGTAACTTCGCCATCGGTATCGTAGTGTTTATCATCCTGGTCATCATCAACTTCATGGTTATCACCAAGGGTGCCGGTCGTATCGCCGAAGTGGGCGCGCGCTTTGTGCTGGACGGGATGCCTGGTAAGCAGATGGCGATCGATGCCGACCTCAACGCCGGGCTGATCGGTGAAGATGAAGCTAAACGCCGCCGTGCTGAAGTGACCCAGGAAGCGGACTTCTACGGTTCGATGGACGGTGCGAGTAAGTTCGTTCGTGGTGATGCCGTCGCCGGTATCATGATCATGGTGATCAACGTCATCGGCGGCCTGCTGGTGGGCGTAGTGCAGCACGGTATGGATGTGGGGCACGCCGCAGAGACCTATACGCTGCTGACCATCGGTGATGGCCTGGTTGCGCAGATCCCGGCGCTGGTTATCTCTACCGCAGCCGGTGTTATCGTGACGCGCGTCGCCACCGATCAGGATGTCGGCGAGCAGATGGTCACCCAGCTGTTTAAGGATCCTCGCGTGCTGATGCTCAGCGCCGGGGTGATTGGCTTGCTGGGTCTGGTGCCAGGCATGCCTAACTTCGTCTTCCTGCTGTTCACCGCCGCCTTGCTGGGTCTGGCCTGGTGGCTGCGCGGACGCGAAACGCAGCCGAAGAAGAAAGTGGACGTTGCTGGCAGCATCAGCAACAAAGCGGCAGCGGACACGCCCGCCGCCACTGAAGCATCCTGGACCGATGTACAGCTGGAAGATACGCTGGGCATGGAAGTGGGCTATCGCCTGATTCCGATGGTCGATCATCAGCAAAATGGCGAGCTGCTGGGCCGTATCCGCAGTATCCGTAAGAAAGTTGCGCAGGATGTCGGTTTCCTGCCGCCGGTGGTGCATATCCGTGACAACATGGAGTTGCCACCTGCGCGCTATCGCATTCTGATGAAAGGGGTGGAGATTGGCAGTGGGGATGCCTATCCGGGCCGCTGGATGGCGATTAACCCAGGCACGGCTGCCGGCAGTCTGCCGGGAGAAGCAACTGTCGATCCGGCCTTTGGCCTGGCGGCGGTCTGGATCGACAGCGCGCTGAAAGAGCAGGCGCAGATCCAGGGCTTTACCGTAGTAGAAGCCAGTACCGTGGTGGCAACACACCTTAACCATCTGATCGGCCAGTTCGCCAGTGAGCTGTTTGGCCGTCAGGAAGCGCAGCAGCTGCTGGATCGCGTGACGCAGGAGATGCCGAAGCTGACCGAAGATCTGGTGCCGGGGGTGATCTCACTGACCACGCTGCATAAGGTACTGCAGAACCTGTTGGTTGAGCGGGTCTCGATTCGCGATATGCGCACTATTATCGAAACACTGGCGGAACATGCGCCGGTACAGAGCGATCCGCAGGAACTGACCAGCGTAGTCCGTGTGGCGCTGGGTCGCGCAATTACTCAGCAGTGGTTCCCGGGCAATGATGAAGTGCAGGTTATCGGGCTGGATTCCACGCTTGAGCGTCTGCTGTTACAGGCGTTGCAGGGCGGTGGCGGCCTGGAGCCGGGGCTGGCCGATCGGCTGTTGAGTCAGGCACAGGCGGCATTGCAGCGTCAGGAGATGCTGGGTGCGCCACCGGTGCTGCTGGTCAATCATCCGCTGCGTGCGCTGCTGGCACGGTTCCTGCGCCGCAATCTGCCGCAGCTGGTGGTGCTCTCGAATCTGGAACTGAGCGACAACCGCCAGATCCGTATGACTGCCACCATCGGAGGCAAATAA
- the flhE gene encoding flagellar protein FlhE: protein MRGLLLVLFMLPMLVQAAGGAWSATANGPLLANRGSWQRTQPLTPPADVGGEVSIINWRYELSRPAPSGLEVRLCGEQRCTTLEGASGTTRGLAHLNAGETLHMVFGFAGSGALPPGLRVVSSEVMVNYE from the coding sequence ATGCGCGGGCTGCTGTTGGTGCTCTTCATGCTGCCGATGCTGGTTCAGGCGGCCGGGGGGGCCTGGAGCGCCACGGCCAACGGACCGCTGCTGGCGAATCGCGGCAGCTGGCAACGGACGCAGCCGCTGACGCCACCCGCCGATGTTGGCGGGGAGGTCAGCATCATTAACTGGCGTTATGAGCTGAGCAGACCTGCGCCGTCGGGCCTTGAAGTGCGGCTGTGCGGCGAACAGCGCTGCACCACGCTTGAGGGTGCCAGCGGCACCACGCGCGGGCTGGCACATCTTAACGCTGGAGAAACCCTGCATATGGTGTTTGGTTTTGCCGGCAGCGGGGCGCTGCCACCGGGATTACGGGTAGTGAGCAGCGAAGTCATGGTCAATTACGAGTAA
- the flhB gene encoding flagellar biosynthesis protein FlhB: MAEDSDEDKTESPTAHRLEKAREEGQIPRSRELTSLLMLLAGIMILWMGGNMMAHRLAAMVATGLRFDHGMVRDDKIIVSHIGSLITQALMALLPLMGGLVLVAIAAPMLLGGIIFSGKSIKFDLKKLNPMAGFKRMFAAQAWTELFKGILKTILVGAVGWWYIWSHWPEMLRLISEAPVTALIHGMEMIAVCCSLVMLGLIPMVGYDVFWQLYSHFKKLKMSMQEIRDEHKQQEGDPHVKGRIRQQMRAAARRRMMADVPKADVIVTNPTHYSVALQYNEKKMSAPKVVAKGAGEIALRIRELAAEHRIPVLEAPPLARALYRHTEIGQHIPGALYAAVAEVLAWVWQSRRWKREGGLIPTKPKNLPVPAEMDFAGESKNDG, encoded by the coding sequence GTGGCTGAAGATAGCGACGAAGACAAAACAGAATCGCCCACGGCCCACCGACTTGAGAAAGCGCGTGAAGAGGGCCAGATTCCGCGTTCGCGCGAACTGACGTCACTGCTGATGCTGCTGGCCGGCATCATGATCCTGTGGATGGGCGGCAATATGATGGCGCACCGGCTGGCGGCCATGGTGGCCACCGGGCTCCGTTTTGACCACGGCATGGTCAGGGATGACAAAATTATCGTCAGCCACATCGGCAGCCTGATCACCCAGGCACTGATGGCGCTGCTGCCGCTGATGGGCGGGCTGGTGCTGGTGGCGATTGCCGCGCCCATGCTGCTTGGCGGTATCATTTTCAGCGGCAAATCGATCAAGTTCGACCTGAAAAAGCTCAATCCGATGGCCGGTTTTAAGCGAATGTTTGCGGCACAGGCGTGGACCGAACTGTTTAAAGGCATTCTCAAAACCATTCTGGTGGGCGCAGTAGGCTGGTGGTACATCTGGAGTCACTGGCCGGAAATGTTGCGGCTGATCAGTGAAGCGCCCGTCACCGCGCTGATTCACGGCATGGAGATGATCGCGGTCTGCTGTTCGCTGGTGATGCTGGGGCTGATCCCGATGGTGGGATATGACGTCTTCTGGCAGCTCTACAGCCACTTCAAAAAGCTGAAGATGTCGATGCAGGAGATCCGTGACGAGCATAAGCAGCAGGAAGGTGACCCGCACGTTAAAGGGCGCATCCGGCAGCAGATGCGCGCCGCCGCGCGCCGCCGAATGATGGCCGATGTGCCAAAAGCCGATGTCATCGTCACGAACCCGACGCACTACTCAGTGGCATTGCAGTACAACGAGAAGAAGATGAGCGCGCCGAAAGTGGTTGCGAAAGGCGCGGGCGAGATCGCCCTGAGAATTCGTGAACTGGCTGCTGAACACCGCATCCCGGTTCTGGAAGCACCGCCGCTGGCGCGTGCGTTATACCGACATACCGAAATTGGTCAGCACATCCCCGGCGCGCTCTATGCTGCCGTGGCAGAAGTACTGGCGTGGGTCTGGCAGTCGCGTCGCTGGAAGCGCGAAGGCGGCCTGATCCCAACCAAACCAAAAAACCTGCCGGTTCCGGCAGAGATGGACTTTGCAGGAGAGAGCAAAAACGATGGCTAA
- the cheZ gene encoding protein phosphatase CheZ, whose product MSDFPKPTEDAAAHDIISRIGSLTRMLRDSLRELGLDKAIADAAEAIPDARDRLDYVVQMTAQAADRALNCVEAAQPHQDKMEAGATQLKGRWDAWFENPIELGDARELVTDTREFLTAVPEHTAFTNKQLLEIMMAQDFQDLTGQVIKRMMDVIQEIERQLLMVLLENMPEVSAEKRQEGTSLLNGPQIHADAPGVVANQDQVDDLLDSLGF is encoded by the coding sequence ATGAGCGACTTTCCGAAACCAACTGAGGATGCCGCGGCACACGACATCATTTCACGTATTGGCTCACTGACGCGCATGCTGCGCGACAGTCTGCGCGAGCTGGGGCTGGATAAAGCCATTGCCGATGCAGCTGAAGCCATTCCTGATGCCCGCGATCGTCTTGATTATGTGGTGCAAATGACGGCGCAGGCAGCCGACCGTGCGCTGAACTGTGTTGAAGCAGCACAACCCCATCAGGATAAGATGGAAGCCGGGGCAACTCAGCTGAAAGGGCGTTGGGATGCGTGGTTTGAGAACCCGATTGAACTGGGTGATGCGCGGGAGTTGGTGACGGATACGCGCGAATTCCTCACCGCCGTGCCAGAGCACACCGCCTTTACCAACAAGCAGCTGCTTGAAATCATGATGGCACAGGATTTCCAGGACCTGACTGGTCAGGTAATCAAGCGCATGATGGATGTGATCCAGGAGATTGAGCGCCAGCTGTTAATGGTGCTGCTGGAGAACATGCCAGAAGTCAGCGCTGAGAAGCGTCAGGAAGGCACCAGCCTGCTGAATGGTCCGCAGATCCACGCCGATGCACCGGGTGTGGTGGCGAACCAGGATCAGGTTGATGACCTGCTGGACAGCTTAGGATTCTGA